The following proteins are encoded in a genomic region of Dyadobacter sp. UC 10:
- a CDS encoding OmpA family protein gives MKLLRSFFTLVILCTYLSGCNSAMQAYKDGQKKFANGEYDLAIKGFQKAAAENYEPVQTNYLIAESYRLSNRFKESIPYYKQALDGGFVSPDARFQYAYALKTAGQYSEASAEFAAFAKDTASSQALQERALREIEILRIADRLKTEKMAVEAKSIPLNSAGSEFSPTVLGNELIFSSSKKEKIYKNNGQAMLGLYKVGITQDPGDIQGNAVLLSQDIFAEDANEASPAFSPDGKTLVFARGNNGKKNGALDVDLYMSRNIDGKWTIPAILPINDSLAWDGSPAFSRDGKTLYFASNRPGGAGGIDIYRTNMDASGRFSKPVNMGRDINTAGDDMFPYVAEGGKLYFASDGHPGLGKLDLFSATRTQGVITIENMGLPFNSPQDDFGLVFYQDTNKGFFASNREGGKGDDDIYYFYGPEEPDSTTTARNNDPNDPLNPNNPNYINGKPKVVKYFLGGIVVANGQNNAPLDSAIVHILPDTSDTQIAQLPSNSEGKFGKQPVEEGKSYTLLVERKGYISKREPFSMNGRSIPPIFLTKELTDTTFNVTVKLDKLELNKTFVLENIYYDLNKYNIRPDAAIELDKLVQILKDNPSMNIELSSHTDARATDAYNMTLSQNRAESAVNYLNSKGIDADRMVAKGYGERELVVPNAKTEEEHQRNRRTEFTILSY, from the coding sequence ATGAAACTTTTGCGGAGTTTTTTTACCCTCGTAATTTTGTGTACCTATTTATCCGGCTGCAACTCGGCGATGCAGGCTTACAAGGATGGTCAAAAGAAGTTCGCTAACGGAGAGTATGACCTGGCGATCAAAGGTTTTCAAAAAGCTGCCGCCGAGAATTATGAGCCCGTACAGACTAACTATCTCATCGCGGAATCATATCGGCTTTCCAATCGCTTTAAAGAGTCGATTCCTTATTACAAGCAAGCACTGGACGGTGGCTTTGTCAGCCCTGATGCCCGATTTCAATATGCTTACGCATTAAAAACTGCCGGGCAATACAGTGAAGCGTCAGCAGAATTTGCGGCTTTTGCAAAAGACACTGCCAGCTCACAGGCTCTACAAGAACGTGCATTACGGGAAATCGAAATACTGAGAATCGCTGACAGGCTCAAAACCGAAAAGATGGCCGTAGAAGCGAAAAGTATTCCGCTTAACTCCGCCGGCTCGGAATTCTCCCCAACAGTGCTTGGCAACGAACTGATTTTTTCTTCTTCAAAAAAAGAAAAAATATATAAAAACAACGGTCAGGCCATGTTGGGCCTCTACAAAGTAGGCATTACTCAGGATCCCGGAGATATACAGGGTAATGCGGTGCTGTTAAGCCAGGATATATTTGCTGAGGACGCAAATGAAGCCTCGCCCGCTTTTTCTCCGGATGGGAAAACACTCGTTTTTGCACGTGGTAATAATGGCAAGAAAAATGGCGCCTTAGATGTAGACCTTTACATGAGCCGGAACATCGATGGTAAATGGACTATTCCAGCTATTTTACCGATAAATGATTCTCTCGCCTGGGACGGTTCACCGGCATTTTCAAGGGATGGTAAAACTTTGTATTTCGCATCCAACAGACCGGGAGGCGCGGGAGGAATTGATATCTACCGAACAAATATGGATGCATCCGGCAGGTTTAGCAAGCCAGTGAATATGGGGCGTGACATCAATACTGCCGGTGACGATATGTTCCCCTATGTGGCCGAAGGCGGGAAATTGTACTTTGCTTCTGACGGGCATCCGGGACTTGGAAAGCTGGATTTATTCTCAGCCACAAGAACGCAGGGGGTAATTACGATCGAAAATATGGGGTTGCCTTTCAATAGCCCTCAGGACGATTTCGGGCTCGTTTTTTATCAGGACACAAACAAAGGATTCTTTGCATCTAACCGTGAAGGCGGAAAAGGCGATGATGATATCTACTATTTCTATGGACCTGAGGAGCCTGACAGCACCACAACTGCCAGAAATAATGACCCGAACGATCCGCTAAACCCGAACAATCCGAATTATATCAATGGAAAACCAAAGGTAGTTAAGTACTTTCTCGGGGGAATTGTTGTCGCGAACGGTCAGAATAATGCTCCTCTTGATTCTGCAATCGTCCATATTCTGCCGGACACTTCTGATACACAGATTGCGCAGTTACCGAGCAATTCAGAAGGAAAATTCGGCAAACAACCAGTCGAGGAAGGGAAATCTTATACTTTGCTTGTGGAAAGAAAAGGCTACATCAGTAAACGCGAGCCTTTCTCAATGAATGGCCGGTCAATACCACCGATATTCCTTACCAAAGAACTCACGGATACTACCTTTAACGTAACTGTCAAATTAGATAAACTGGAGTTGAATAAAACTTTCGTTCTTGAGAATATCTATTACGATTTAAACAAATACAATATCCGTCCCGATGCTGCAATTGAGCTTGACAAACTAGTCCAGATATTAAAGGATAATCCAAGCATGAACATCGAACTGAGCTCGCATACGGATGCGCGCGCTACTGATGCTTACAACATGACTTTGTCCCAAAATCGAGCTGAATCCGCTGTTAATTACCTGAATTCAAAAGGAATTGACGCTGATAGGATGGTTGCAAAAGGATACGGTGAACGTGAGCTGGTTGTCCCGAATGCTAAAACCGAAGAAGAACATCAGCGAAACCGGCGTACTGAATTCACGATTCTCAGCTACTGA
- the rpsL gene encoding 30S ribosomal protein S12 — protein sequence MPTISQLVRKGRETITWKSKSPALDSCPQRRGVCTRVYTTTPKKPNSALRKVARVRLSNNKEVNAYIPGEGHNLQEHSIVLIRGGRVKDLPGVRYHIIRGALDTAGVNGRKQRRSKYGAKRPKPGQVAAAPTKGKKK from the coding sequence ATGCCAACTATTTCACAATTAGTCCGTAAAGGTAGAGAGACCATTACATGGAAATCCAAGTCACCGGCTTTGGATTCCTGCCCTCAGCGTAGGGGTGTGTGCACCAGGGTGTACACTACAACGCCGAAAAAACCGAACTCCGCGCTTCGTAAAGTGGCTCGTGTTCGTCTTTCCAACAACAAAGAGGTGAATGCCTACATCCCAGGAGAAGGGCACAACCTGCAGGAGCACTCGATCGTATTGATCCGTGGTGGTCGTGTAAAGGATTTGCCAGGTGTGCGTTATCACATTATCCGTGGTGCATTGGATACTGCGGGTGTTAACGGCCGTAAACAACGTCGTTCTAAGTATGGTGCAAAACGTCCAAAACCAGGACAGGTAGCGGCAGCACCGACAAAAGGTAAGAAAAAATAA
- the rpsG gene encoding 30S ribosomal protein S7 yields the protein MRKSKPKKRYILPDPKFRDVQVTKFVNNLMYEGKKSIAFTIFYDALELVEKKTSENGLETWKKALNNVTPSVEVKSRRVGGATFQVPTEVRPERKQSLGMKWLINYSRKRGEKTMVDRLAGEIIAAAKGEGAAVKKKDDTHRMADANKAFSHFRF from the coding sequence ATGAGAAAGTCGAAACCAAAGAAAAGATATATCCTTCCTGATCCGAAGTTCAGGGATGTTCAGGTTACCAAATTCGTTAATAACCTGATGTACGAAGGAAAGAAGAGCATTGCTTTTACTATTTTTTATGACGCATTGGAATTGGTTGAGAAAAAAACCAGCGAAAACGGTCTTGAGACATGGAAAAAGGCATTGAACAATGTTACTCCATCTGTGGAAGTAAAAAGCCGTCGCGTTGGTGGTGCTACTTTCCAGGTTCCAACGGAAGTTCGTCCTGAGCGCAAGCAGTCTCTTGGCATGAAATGGTTGATCAACTATTCACGTAAGCGTGGAGAGAAAACAATGGTTGACCGTCTGGCTGGCGAAATTATTGCTGCTGCGAAAGGTGAAGGAGCTGCTGTTAAGAAAAAGGATGATACGCACCGTATGGCGGATGCGAACAAAGCATTCTCGCATTTCCGTTTCTAG
- the fusA gene encoding elongation factor G: MARDLRLTRNIGIAAHIDAGKTTTTERILYYAGVSHKIGEVHDGAATMDWMEQEQERGITITSAATTVGWKYRDENYHINIIDTPGHVDFTVEVNRSLRVLDGLVFLFSAVDGVEPQSETNWRLANNYNVARIGFVNKMDRSGADFLKVCTQVKEMLGSYAVPLQLPIGAEDTFRGVVDLVNFRGIEWNEADKGMTFTEVPIPDDMLEEATEWREKLLEAVAEFDDTLMEKYFEDPNSISEDEILAALRAATISMKIVPMVCGSSFKNKGVQTMLDYVMAILPSPLDRESIIGTDPRTGNEISRQPSEKDPFCALAFKIATDPYVGRLCFIRSYSGTLESGSYVLNNRSGNKERISRIFQMHANKQNQIDKLEAGDIGAVVGFKDIKTGDTLSDEKSPIVLESMVFPEPVIGYAIEPKKAADSDNFSKAITKLIEEDPTLQVESNEETGQTIIKGMGELHLEIIIDRMRREFKVEVNQGAPQVAYKEILTKNFEHREVYKKQTGGRGKFADIVFEIGPRDDNEEGKEPKTGLQFVNEVVGGAIPREFIAPVQKGFEAAMINGALAGYPLDSMKVRLFHGSFHDVDSDSLSFELAAKIGFKESARHAGSKLMEPIMHVEVLTPDEYTGPITGDLNRRRGIMRGMDSRNGAQVIKADVPLSELFGYVTDLRTMSSGRATASLTFAYYEIVPNNIAEGVIEKAKGLVKA, from the coding sequence ATGGCACGTGATCTAAGATTAACAAGAAATATTGGTATTGCTGCGCACATTGATGCCGGCAAAACAACCACAACGGAGCGTATCCTTTACTACGCTGGGGTAAGCCACAAAATTGGGGAAGTACATGATGGTGCTGCTACAATGGACTGGATGGAGCAGGAGCAGGAGCGTGGTATTACCATCACATCTGCTGCGACAACTGTTGGCTGGAAGTATCGAGACGAGAACTACCATATCAATATTATCGATACTCCGGGGCACGTTGACTTTACAGTTGAAGTGAACCGTTCTCTACGTGTTTTGGATGGACTTGTTTTCCTTTTCAGCGCAGTCGATGGTGTTGAGCCTCAGTCGGAAACAAACTGGCGTTTGGCTAACAACTATAACGTTGCGCGTATTGGATTTGTAAATAAAATGGATCGTTCAGGTGCGGACTTTTTGAAAGTTTGTACACAGGTAAAAGAAATGTTGGGTAGCTATGCTGTCCCTCTTCAATTGCCGATCGGTGCTGAAGACACTTTCCGTGGAGTGGTTGACCTGGTGAACTTCCGTGGTATCGAGTGGAATGAGGCAGATAAAGGAATGACCTTCACAGAAGTTCCTATTCCTGATGATATGCTCGAAGAAGCAACTGAGTGGAGAGAGAAATTGCTTGAAGCGGTTGCTGAATTCGACGACACATTAATGGAAAAATATTTCGAAGATCCTAATTCGATCTCGGAGGATGAAATTCTTGCTGCATTGCGTGCTGCGACTATCAGCATGAAGATCGTTCCTATGGTTTGTGGTTCTTCATTTAAGAATAAAGGAGTTCAAACCATGCTGGATTACGTGATGGCTATCCTGCCTTCACCGCTTGATCGCGAAAGCATTATCGGAACAGATCCACGTACAGGAAACGAGATTAGCCGTCAGCCTTCAGAAAAAGATCCTTTCTGCGCACTTGCATTTAAAATTGCAACTGATCCTTACGTAGGTCGTCTTTGCTTCATCAGATCTTATTCTGGAACGCTTGAATCAGGTTCGTATGTATTGAACAACCGTTCAGGAAACAAAGAGCGTATCTCACGTATATTCCAGATGCACGCTAACAAGCAAAATCAGATTGATAAGCTGGAAGCGGGTGACATTGGAGCGGTAGTGGGTTTTAAAGATATCAAAACAGGTGACACGCTTTCTGATGAAAAATCACCGATCGTATTGGAATCGATGGTATTCCCTGAGCCGGTAATTGGTTACGCAATCGAGCCGAAAAAGGCAGCTGATAGCGATAACTTCTCGAAAGCTATTACCAAGTTGATCGAAGAAGATCCAACCTTGCAGGTTGAAAGTAACGAGGAGACCGGTCAGACGATTATTAAAGGAATGGGTGAGCTTCACCTTGAAATTATCATCGACCGTATGCGTCGTGAATTCAAAGTGGAGGTGAACCAGGGTGCGCCTCAGGTTGCGTATAAAGAAATTCTTACTAAGAATTTCGAACACCGTGAGGTTTATAAGAAACAAACTGGTGGTCGTGGTAAGTTTGCTGATATCGTATTCGAAATCGGGCCACGTGATGATAATGAAGAAGGAAAAGAGCCAAAAACTGGTTTGCAGTTTGTGAACGAGGTTGTTGGTGGAGCTATTCCACGTGAATTTATTGCACCGGTTCAAAAAGGATTTGAGGCAGCAATGATCAACGGTGCGTTGGCAGGTTATCCTTTGGATTCGATGAAGGTGCGTTTGTTCCACGGTTCATTCCACGATGTCGATTCAGATTCTCTCTCTTTCGAATTAGCAGCAAAAATAGGTTTCAAAGAGTCTGCTCGCCATGCAGGTTCAAAATTGATGGAGCCTATTATGCATGTGGAAGTACTTACGCCGGACGAATATACTGGACCTATCACTGGTGACCTTAACCGTCGCCGTGGTATCATGAGAGGAATGGACTCACGTAATGGAGCACAGGTTATCAAAGCTGATGTACCTCTTTCTGAACTGTTTGGTTATGTAACGGACCTGCGTACAATGTCATCAGGACGTGCTACTGCATCTCTTACTTTTGCATACTACGAGATCGTCCCTAATAACATCGCGGAAGGTGTTATCGAAAAGGCAAAAGGATTAGTTAAAGCGTAA
- the rpsJ gene encoding 30S ribosomal protein S10, whose product MNQKIRIKLRSFDHNLVDKSAEKIVKAVKATGAIVSGPIPLPTKTEKFTVLRSPHVNKKSREQFQLCTYKRLVDIFSTSAKTVDALMKLELPSGVDVEIKV is encoded by the coding sequence ATGAATCAAAAAATTCGTATCAAACTCCGGTCTTTCGACCACAACTTGGTTGACAAGTCAGCCGAGAAGATTGTTAAGGCTGTTAAGGCAACGGGTGCTATTGTAAGTGGTCCAATTCCTTTGCCGACTAAGACTGAGAAGTTCACCGTTCTTCGTTCTCCGCACGTTAACAAAAAGTCAAGAGAGCAATTCCAGCTTTGTACTTACAAACGTTTGGTGGATATTTTCTCAACAAGTGCCAAGACAGTTGACGCATTGATGAAGCTTGAATTACCAAGTGGGGTTGATGTAGAAATCAAGGTTTAG
- the rplC gene encoding 50S ribosomal protein L3, giving the protein MSGLIGKKIGMTSLYNADGQALACTVIQAGPCVVTQVRSQEKDGYKAIQLGFGEKKEKSSSQPMIGHFKKANTTPKQKVVEFKEFEVEHELGTSLSVQDIFEEGEFVDVVGSAKGRGFQGVVKRHGFAGVGGQTHGQHNRARHPGSIGACSFPSRVFKGIRMGGRMGNNRVKIQNLRILKVIPEQNILVVSGSVPGSKNSFLIIEK; this is encoded by the coding sequence ATGTCTGGTTTAATTGGTAAGAAAATCGGGATGACCAGTTTGTACAATGCTGACGGGCAGGCTCTGGCATGTACTGTGATCCAAGCTGGTCCTTGTGTTGTTACACAAGTTAGGTCCCAAGAAAAGGATGGTTACAAAGCCATTCAGTTAGGTTTTGGAGAGAAGAAAGAAAAGAGTTCTTCCCAGCCTATGATTGGTCACTTCAAAAAAGCCAACACAACTCCCAAGCAAAAAGTGGTTGAGTTCAAGGAATTTGAAGTGGAACATGAGCTAGGAACTTCGTTATCCGTTCAGGATATTTTTGAAGAAGGCGAGTTCGTTGATGTTGTCGGCTCTGCCAAGGGACGCGGCTTTCAGGGTGTTGTAAAACGTCATGGCTTTGCTGGTGTGGGTGGTCAAACTCACGGACAGCACAACAGAGCGCGTCACCCAGGTTCGATTGGTGCCTGTTCATTCCCCTCTCGTGTATTCAAAGGAATTCGTATGGGTGGACGTATGGGTAACAACCGTGTAAAGATTCAGAATTTACGTATTCTGAAAGTGATACCTGAGCAGAACATTCTTGTTGTGAGTGGCTCAGTACCGGGTTCAAAGAATTCATTTCTAATCATTGAGAAATAG
- the rplD gene encoding 50S ribosomal protein L4 yields MELSVLNIKGEDTGKKVSVSEEIFGIEPNTHAIYLDVKLYLANQRQGTHKSKERAEVNHSTRKIKRQKGTGGARAGSIKSPVFVGGGRIFGPRPRDYGFKINKKVKELARKSALAVKAKSDAISVLESFSFDAPKTKSYLNVLTSLSLVNKKTLLILPAIDSNVYLSSRNIPKARVTTVDAINTYDLMYADRLLISESALSILETQLNK; encoded by the coding sequence ATGGAACTGTCCGTATTAAATATAAAAGGAGAAGATACCGGCAAGAAGGTAAGTGTGTCCGAGGAGATTTTCGGCATCGAACCTAATACGCACGCTATCTATCTCGATGTGAAGCTGTACCTGGCTAATCAGCGTCAGGGCACGCACAAATCAAAAGAGCGCGCCGAGGTTAATCACTCTACCCGCAAAATCAAGCGTCAAAAAGGTACTGGTGGTGCCCGTGCAGGTAGCATTAAATCGCCGGTATTTGTAGGTGGTGGCCGTATTTTCGGTCCAAGGCCTCGTGATTACGGTTTTAAAATCAATAAGAAAGTTAAAGAATTAGCTCGTAAATCAGCTCTCGCTGTTAAAGCCAAGTCGGATGCGATTTCTGTTTTGGAATCCTTCTCATTTGATGCGCCAAAGACAAAATCTTACCTTAATGTTTTGACATCACTGTCATTAGTGAACAAAAAAACATTGTTGATTTTGCCAGCGATTGATAGCAATGTCTACCTGTCGAGCCGTAACATCCCGAAAGCGAGAGTTACAACAGTTGACGCCATCAATACTTACGACCTGATGTATGCAGACCGTCTTTTAATAAGTGAATCTGCTTTGTCTATTTTGGAAACCCAATTGAACAAATAA
- the rplW gene encoding 50S ribosomal protein L23, producing the protein MSVLKRPIITEKVTAQGGQGKYAFEVSLTANKVEIKKAIEKLFGVTVESVHTMRSIGKSKSRTSGGKFVSGKTSTIKKAIVTVAEGEIIDIYGEA; encoded by the coding sequence ATGAGTGTACTGAAACGTCCGATTATAACCGAAAAGGTAACGGCTCAGGGTGGTCAAGGAAAATACGCTTTTGAAGTTTCTCTTACTGCTAATAAAGTAGAGATCAAGAAGGCTATTGAGAAACTGTTCGGGGTTACCGTAGAAAGCGTTCACACCATGCGCAGCATTGGTAAAAGTAAGTCCCGCACTTCGGGAGGAAAATTTGTAAGTGGAAAAACGTCGACTATTAAGAAGGCTATCGTAACGGTAGCTGAGGGTGAGATCATCGATATTTACGGTGAGGCATAA
- the rplB gene encoding 50S ribosomal protein L2, whose product MAVKKLKPTSAGQRFRSAPTFEEITTAKPEKSLLETIKRTGGRNSQGHMTMRYIGGGHKRKYRVIDFKRNRFDAPATVLTIEYDPNRSARIALVQFEDQEKRYIIAPNGLKVGQVIISGNSVAPEVGNALPLSAMPIGTIVHNIELTPGKGGQFARSAGAYAQLVAREGKYAVLKMPSGEMRMVLSTCIATVGTVSNASHMNVALGKAGRRRWLGRRPRVRGVAMNPVDHPMGGGEGRSSGGQPRSRNGQFAKGLKTRDRNKHSEKLIISRRKK is encoded by the coding sequence ATGGCAGTTAAAAAATTAAAACCGACAAGTGCTGGTCAGCGTTTCCGCTCGGCTCCTACGTTTGAGGAGATAACGACGGCTAAACCTGAAAAGAGTCTTCTGGAAACCATCAAGAGAACGGGTGGTCGTAACAGCCAGGGACACATGACCATGCGATATATAGGTGGTGGTCACAAAAGAAAGTATCGTGTAATTGATTTCAAAAGAAATCGGTTTGATGCACCGGCCACTGTACTTACAATTGAATACGATCCGAACCGTTCAGCGCGCATTGCTCTTGTTCAGTTTGAAGATCAGGAGAAAAGGTACATCATCGCTCCTAATGGATTGAAAGTAGGACAAGTTATCATTTCTGGTAACTCTGTTGCGCCTGAGGTTGGAAATGCACTTCCTTTGAGCGCGATGCCTATTGGTACTATTGTTCATAATATTGAGCTTACTCCAGGTAAAGGAGGGCAGTTTGCAAGAAGCGCGGGCGCATATGCTCAGCTTGTCGCAAGAGAAGGTAAATACGCTGTTCTCAAAATGCCTTCCGGTGAAATGAGAATGGTTCTTTCTACCTGCATCGCAACTGTTGGTACAGTTTCGAACGCAAGTCACATGAACGTGGCATTAGGCAAGGCCGGCCGTCGCAGATGGTTAGGACGTCGCCCACGCGTAAGAGGAGTTGCAATGAACCCAGTTGATCACCCAATGGGTGGTGGTGAAGGCCGTTCTTCCGGAGGTCAGCCTCGTTCTAGAAATGGTCAGTTTGCGAAAGGTCTTAAAACTCGCGATCGCAACAAGCATTCTGAGAAATTGATTATCAGCCGTCGTAAAAAATAA
- the rpsS gene encoding 30S ribosomal protein S19, with product MARSLKKGPYIDFRLENKVQVMNNSSRKSVIKTWSRRSMISPDFIGHTFAVHNGNKFIPVYVTENMVGHKLGEFSPTRNFRGHTAKKDKGRK from the coding sequence ATGGCACGCTCATTAAAAAAAGGACCATATATAGACTTCCGTCTTGAGAACAAAGTTCAGGTAATGAACAATTCTTCACGTAAGTCAGTAATCAAGACCTGGTCACGACGCTCAATGATATCTCCTGATTTTATCGGACATACATTCGCAGTACATAACGGAAATAAATTTATCCCTGTTTATGTAACTGAAAATATGGTTGGTCATAAGCTCGGTGAATTTTCTCCAACAAGAAACTTCCGTGGCCACACTGCAAAAAAAGATAAAGGAAGAAAATAA
- the rplV gene encoding 50S ribosomal protein L22, producing the protein MEARAILKDVPTSPRKMRLVADMIRGQKVSKALALLKFQPRASSPVLHKVLLSAVANWQQLNEDSKLEDADLIVKTVFIDGGRMLKRLRPAPQGRAHRIRKRSNHITIVIDDASASAEAEKEAVTES; encoded by the coding sequence ATGGAAGCAAGAGCTATATTAAAAGACGTGCCTACTTCTCCTCGCAAGATGAGACTAGTGGCCGACATGATTCGCGGACAAAAGGTTAGCAAAGCGTTGGCACTATTGAAGTTTCAACCAAGGGCATCTTCTCCGGTTTTGCATAAAGTTTTGTTGTCAGCTGTTGCCAACTGGCAGCAATTGAATGAGGATTCAAAACTAGAGGACGCGGATCTTATTGTTAAAACCGTATTTATTGACGGTGGACGTATGTTGAAGCGTTTGCGCCCTGCACCTCAGGGGAGGGCACACAGGATCCGCAAGCGGTCAAATCATATCACAATTGTGATTGATGATGCATCGGCGTCAGCTGAGGCAGAAAAAGAAGCAGTAACTGAATCATAA
- the rpsC gene encoding 30S ribosomal protein S3, translating into MGQKVNPIGLRLGIVRGWESSWYGGKDFSDKLVEDEKIRNYIKARIPKGSISKVVIERTLKRITLTIHTARPGIVIGKGGSEVDKIKEELKKITGKDVQINIYEIKRPEIDAKLVGEAIAQQLQARISYRRAMKQSIASAMRVGTQGIKIRLAGRLGGAEMARTEEYKEGRIPLHTLRADIDYAISEAQTIYGKIGIKVWIFKGELYGKRDLTPSAATAASDRADRSASSGNDRGGNDRGARGDRRGGRGNDGAPRGEGGGGGSEADRRKRNKNKKK; encoded by the coding sequence ATGGGACAAAAGGTTAATCCTATAGGTCTGAGACTAGGAATTGTTAGAGGATGGGAGTCAAGTTGGTATGGAGGAAAGGACTTCTCTGACAAATTGGTGGAGGACGAAAAAATCCGTAACTACATTAAGGCTCGTATCCCAAAAGGATCGATTTCAAAAGTAGTTATAGAACGTACTTTGAAACGTATTACATTGACCATTCATACTGCCCGTCCAGGGATCGTGATTGGAAAGGGTGGTAGCGAAGTTGATAAAATCAAAGAAGAGCTTAAAAAAATTACAGGGAAAGATGTTCAGATCAACATTTATGAGATCAAACGTCCTGAAATCGATGCTAAGTTAGTTGGAGAGGCTATCGCTCAGCAGTTGCAAGCTCGTATCTCATATCGTAGAGCAATGAAGCAATCAATCGCTTCTGCAATGCGGGTTGGGACACAAGGCATTAAGATTCGCCTGGCAGGTCGTCTTGGTGGAGCTGAAATGGCTCGTACTGAGGAATACAAAGAAGGAAGAATTCCTCTACATACTTTGAGAGCTGACATTGATTATGCAATCTCAGAAGCACAGACCATTTACGGAAAAATCGGTATTAAGGTTTGGATTTTCAAAGGCGAGTTGTATGGTAAGCGTGATCTTACTCCAAGTGCAGCGACAGCGGCTTCTGACAGAGCTGACAGAAGCGCGTCTTCTGGAAATGATCGTGGAGGAAACGACCGGGGCGCAAGAGGTGATAGAAGAGGTGGTCGTGGTAACGACGGAGCGCCACGTGGTGAAGGTGGCGGCGGTGGAAGCGAAGCAGATCGTCGCAAGAGAAACAAGAATAAGAAGAAGTAA
- the rplP gene encoding 50S ribosomal protein L16, translating into MLQPKRTKFRKQQKGKGSYNGLATRGHEIAFGSFAIKALEPGWLTARQIEAARISVTRAMKREGQVWIRVFPDKPITKKPAEVRMGKGKGAPEYWVAPVKPGTIIFEATGVALDTANEALRLAAQKLPIKTKFVVRRDYQE; encoded by the coding sequence ATGTTACAGCCGAAAAGGACAAAATTTCGCAAGCAACAGAAGGGAAAAGGTTCATACAACGGTTTGGCAACACGTGGACATGAAATCGCTTTTGGATCTTTCGCCATCAAGGCGCTAGAACCAGGTTGGTTAACAGCACGCCAAATCGAAGCAGCCCGTATCTCAGTAACACGTGCTATGAAACGCGAAGGTCAGGTTTGGATCCGTGTTTTCCCGGATAAACCAATTACTAAGAAGCCTGCTGAGGTTCGTATGGGTAAAGGTAAAGGTGCTCCTGAATATTGGGTAGCTCCTGTGAAACCCGGAACGATCATTTTCGAAGCGACTGGTGTTGCACTGGATACCGCAAACGAAGCATTGCGTTTGGCTGCACAAAAGTTGCCAATTAAAACCAAGTTCGTGGTGCGTCGGGATTACCAGGAATAG
- the rpmC gene encoding 50S ribosomal protein L29: MTSKEIKDLSQDQLKEQIAQERERLLRLKFAHAISPIENPLRIRASRKEIARLLTELSAKSNQQ; encoded by the coding sequence ATGACTAGTAAAGAAATAAAGGATCTTTCGCAAGATCAGCTTAAAGAGCAGATCGCCCAGGAGAGAGAGCGCTTACTCCGGTTAAAATTCGCTCACGCGATTTCACCGATTGAAAACCCTTTGCGTATTCGCGCCTCACGTAAGGAAATTGCAAGACTCTTAACAGAGCTGTCGGCTAAATCTAACCAACAGTAA
- the rpsQ gene encoding 30S ribosomal protein S17 gives MEATERNLRKERVGKVVSNKMEKSCVITVERKVKHAKYGKFMTKTTKLMVHDETNQVGIGDTIRVMETRPLSKNKRWRLVEILERAK, from the coding sequence ATGGAGGCAACAGAAAGAAATTTACGTAAAGAAAGAGTAGGTAAAGTAGTGAGTAACAAAATGGAGAAATCCTGTGTAATCACTGTTGAGCGTAAAGTGAAGCATGCGAAGTACGGTAAGTTTATGACTAAGACTACCAAGCTTATGGTGCATGACGAAACCAATCAGGTTGGCATCGGTGATACGATCCGCGTGATGGAGACACGTCCGCTTAGTAAGAATAAGCGTTGGAGATTAGTAGAAATCCTTGAAAGAGCTAAGTAA